attggTAAACtatttttgagcgtgtttttgggCAAATTCACGTTCAGATCAAATTTTGAGCAACAAATTCAAAAACTAATGTTTAGGCCTCCAAACTTAAATGCTATCCCATCCAGGTCAAAGATTGTgttaaattgttttttaatcaaaCGGATTAACAATGTGGCCGTGGCCTCAAGTTTGGCAAACGAacaaaaatgacgtcatcaaacactGAATGTGAACATTAataccagagagagagacagattatgactttattcagttattctgcagaaaaacagaaatgctggagaaaaactgtttctttctgcagcatttctgcataatgtcatctttcgcgagagcaacgtttttttctggagtaaaaccgttttactgcagtaaaattgaaatcaagaatgctgcagtaaaacggtgatgttgttttactggagaaaaactgtttacactttttcttcaacattttggcattattcagttattctgcagaaaaacagaaatgctggagaaaaactgtcttttctgcagcatttctgcataatgtcatctttcgccgaagcaacgggtttttctggagcaaaacattttactgcagtaaaattgaaatcaagaatgctgcagtaaaacggtgctgttgttttactgcagaaaacctgtttacactttttcagcagcattttgtactggctcattataatgttggagcacgcgagcccccctctgtcgagagatggactcatccagaattaccaatagttgtgcgtgacacgaatgtattttgtctgtctattggtacactgcggaacaaactattatactatcccagggggcgacgaatacaaacgctactttacaaggtcgttcgtttttctccagaaaaactgtcacagactattctgaagaaaaagttaatcgcaataatgctgcagaaaaccaagtaaacattatgcttcagagaaactgttttactgcagtaaaaaaacgttacttcggcgaaagatgacatcatgcagaaatgctgcagaaaagacagtttttctccagcatttcggtttttctccagaataactgaataatgtcataatccgccaagagccagtacataatgctgcagaaaaaatgtaaacaggttttctgcagtacaacaacagcaccgttttactgcagcattcttgatttcaattttactgcagtaaaatgttttgctgcagaaaaaaacgttgcttcggcaaaagatgacattatgcagaaatgctgcagaaaagaacgttttttctccagcatttgtcttttctgcagaataactgaataaagtcataatccgctaaggataagagagagagagagaaaaagagagagagagtgagagagagagagagagagagagagagagagagagagagagagagagagagagagagagagagatcaaatcaaatcaaatcaaatcaaatcaaatcaaatgttattttacgagggttgtggcataagcaatataaacgagcttcttttcaaccagccctcgcccagagagggactattctaatcttaaatacatatatatacaaacgtaaaacaattacagaagataagcatgacagtaaaaaataaaacaataaaaaggcagaaaaactattcacaggactatatacacgttgtaggctatatatacattcttgcgttatgaaacactgatgctttatggacagatacgatcaatatgaaaataatcagaacgaagtcttccatcactgtgacttttcgtaatttgatattaaatgtaatgagaggtgtttttttaaagtattgagacttgttgggactcgaactgattccgggagagaattccacaaaacgctgccagaataagctaaacttgatttaaagagatctatccgcggaatggggacgttgaattttcggcttggtttggctttaaattttgtaatgaaagcacgtggtgcatggccggaaaggattttgtgaaggagcacgcctttatttgatttaaatctttcttttaagggcaaaatttaagttttttataatcgtcgaaaacaagactggattgttttaatataactgattttagtgctcgtctgtgtagactatacAGTGGTTTAAAAATATTTGGACTGGCTGAgccccagatggtcgaacaataatccgtgatggtgtgtatgtatgcattataaaataataaccttgagtgtgtatcaagaaagtgttttattctgttcaacaaatatattttcctcgacatggttttacacaacgatctaacatgatgggtccaagataaattattatcgatatttactcccaaaactttgtgtgagagagagagagagagagagagagagagagagagagagagagagacagagacagacagacagacagacagacagagacagagagagagagagagagacagagacagacagacagacagacagacggacagacacagagatagaaacgcacgcatgcacgtacgcacgtacgcacgcattcacacacacatatacacacacacacactcacacacacacccacacacacaggaaaaggaaaaaaaaacggactgaggaatacaaagcaagcaGTTTATTAAGACATGCGTGCATCAGAATCAGGACGTCACGAAGATACACTTCTTAAGAAGCCTGGGGGGTGAGATGCAACATATGGACCACTGTCTGGAATCTGCAACAGATAACAGCAACATCAGATGACAATCAATGGTATTGCGGAAAATAATTGAATTCCTTCTCGTGTTCAAAATAGGACAAACCACTCACAGATTTGTCGGACTTTTTCAATGGATAGGACCATTCTTTCACTTGAACtcatacaaaaatatacaaatttGTCGAACTTTTACCGGGGATAAGCAGCAATCTTCCACTTGATTTCACACAAATAATCTACAGCTAGGCTGCTTTTTTAAGCAACATAAGAATGttttgataaattaatttcaTAAGTGATGCTGTAAATGTCATCATGCAGTATTCAGCCAAAAACTCCAACTCTCCACAGAACATTGCCAGACTTGTAGCTTGTTTGGGTGTGAGTGTaagtagaagaagaaaagaaaattccaaataataattatgtacatggctaTTTACAACCATttacaacaaataaacaaacaacaataacaaaacttaCGATTTGCAGAGAGGGGTGCAGACGGTGTGCAGAAGGTGGGTGGGCTCCACTGACAGGAATCCGTGGCACTGGGTCTCGCACTGAGCCTCTGAGGCGTCGGTTCCCAGGTTGTCCACGATGTGCTGAGCAGTTTCCCTCAGCTTGCCCAGGTTAAACACATCTGGAACACCAAGAGGAATAGGTAACCGATCAGTGAAAttaagaggaggaggaggatgagcaagaagaggaggaggagggggataaGTAGAATGAAGACTGAGAGGGATAAAACGCGAACATAATATATGTATATCAGAATGAAGATTtaaatttattaagaaagaaaaacaggaaacaagaacgaacgaaagaaagagggggagaaacaaaagaacaaagaaagaagtcTTAATTCAACAAATGAATACTTAAACTATGAGCAAGAAAGAGAAAaattcctggcaaaattgtatattgttatatatgaagtcttatatcgcgcgcgtatctccagactcggactcaaggcgcagggatctatttatgccgtgtgagatgatttttttttacacaatacatcacgcattcacatcgaccagcagatcgcagccatttcggcgcatatcctacttttcacggcctattattccaagtcacacgggtattttggtggacattttttatctatgcctatacaattttgccatgaaagacccttttgtcaatcgtgggatctttaacgtgcacaccccaatgtagtgtacacgaagggacctcggtttttcgtctcatccgaaagactagcacttgaacccaccacctaggttaggaaaggggggagaaaattgctaacaccctgacccagggtcgaattcgcaacctctcgcttccgagcgcaagtgcgttaccactcggccacccagtcctataggcatagataaaaaaaaaattccaccaaaatacccgtgtgacttggaataataggccgtaaaaagtaggatAATTATgcgctgcgatctgctggtcgatgtgaatgcgtggtgtattgtgtaaaaaaaattccatctcacacggcataaatagatccctgcgccttgagtccgagtctggagatacgcgcgcgatataagacttcatataatgtaataataataatgattcGCCGGCCAAGGATTTTTTTGTCTCACTAAAAAAAAAGCAATCACAATCCATAAACACCAGACAgagttgtttttcataatttgtcTACTTGGGACACTGTTTTTGAACTTTACCGAGAAAAGCCAACCAAATAAATTAAATTATGTTTTGCTTACCACCGAGATGTGAGAGGCCGAGGAAGTCGAGAGCTCCACGCTTGTCGACAGGGGAGGCCAGAGCCAGAGGCAGGACGACGAGCAGAACAACAGCGAACTTCATGGTGAGTCTGCGACATTAAGCACACAGGGCGTGCGTCTTTAATAATAACAATATACGATAACGCCGCTTGCAtaagtgaacagctcagatcatgggtcaataaagtgttacacagatggtcaaaattaaagtacaagatattgcactggaagtggtactacactgttgcttagtgtctgtatgaagctacatagaaaaataaaaacacgattcttgactttgatgggctttttctgctcgtaaacacacattcttctgctcatcacagcatgccccattattgagtttaaaacaccaattaaatttgttttgaataaaactcacaattttacaataagaatttagagacctgaatcaattaggtatatcgatatcatacttagtttgacttttgcaaaactaagcaattacacatttaattgaatcagtcagacagagggagacatagagagacagacaaagggcaaacacaaatctgagaaagaaacccctttaaaaatgttaccatgtttgaaatgaaacatcgcaaggtgaagccataattcatcacctttcagtatgacgtcatgagcgtgttccacacttgaaatgacgtgcttttggagcttggaagtataatttccatttaacgatccgagtttgttaagtttgagcatattttcaacgtcaaacaccatgaaactatatatatttggaatcagaaaatgataaggaatagatagaagttgtttttaagtgtcttttttcataaataaagatagtggttatttatcggttttcttcatttttaagcatagttatcaatacaaaacaacaaaactatatagttttagatacaggacgcaatagggaatacaccaatataaattttctgtttcaaatattagtttttaaaaatttgaaaaaatgacatatttcgaacaaacatttcaataacaaaactttaagtgaccaagctgaaatgcaatcccataatccggcctagatctgagattgtgtgataagaaattcgatcaaattgatgaaaaactgtaactgtgaaagtgctgcctcgaccttttggcaaacggtaaaatatgacgtcatcaaactgtcctatcaataaacagAAAAACTTTCTATGGGAtaatccagtcaaaaatatccatatcaaatttcataaagatccactcagtagtttttgagatatgatctgcagtgtgaaaaaaaaaacaatctcacgcccataacgcaaactcatttggtcgtgttctgccgaaactataatgtttttctttcctaaaacacactataatagtagcccttcccaatgtctatgctaaaactgacttgtctgtgttgtcaatgattttgctacagtgtgagaacaaaaagtctaacaatctcacgcccataacgctgtgacacgaaaactcatttggtcgtgttctgccgatactataatgtttttctttcttaaaacccactataatagtagcccttcccaaatgcaatgctaaaaatgactggtctgtgttgtcaatgattttctgcgagaatgcgatctatctgtttgtcgcaaagaccgtgtgacacgaaagttatgagcggaagacaaatctgctgagtgcaattacgtttcagaagagagttggttaaaacagtttatcactcagacacgcaaagtaacactataactttattattcaggccatatttgctttcctttgtcatgtatgaaagtactggccttggttgaagaaagtgacctgtcgctgtgcaacaaatttgtcgccattttccgccgtgttttgtaaataaaacgtgtttactacccacacatacaaaacgatgtTGTTGGTTCTTtatattttcttattgtttgattcatgcttagccgtttagtatgctttgttttcttctcaattcaatggatggctataaaataagcatttaaatgtgaaggtgttaaaattacccatgatctgagctgttcacataacatagagtgagagagagagagtgagagagagagagagagagagagagagagggaaggagagagacagacagacagacagacagacatacagacagacagagacagagacagagagagggggaggagacagacagagacagacagggatatagagagagggggagatagacagagagagacagcgcgggagagagagagagatagacagacagacagacagacagacagacagacagacagagagagagagagggggggatagaaagagagagagagagggatagagagagagatcaaatcaaatcaaatcaaatcaaattttatttttcgagggttgtggcataagcaatacaacgagctttttttcaaccagccctctcCCAgggaggggactaatctaatcacatatttacacggatattcacgtagaaaaaaaggtagagaaaaacaacaacacatgaatatttacatattacatattatacacaaatagatgtaacgtagtgaaaacaatgctgaatacagatgcatgagtaaatgtgttattaaagctttgagtgtttttgtgtggatataatgaacactgatgctttggacaaatgaaaatataactaaacgaagagagagagagagagagagagagagagagagagagagagagagagagagagagagagagagagggggtatagagagagaaagagagagagaggggaatagagagaaggagagagagagagagagagagagagagagagagagagagagagagagagagagagagagagggcataTCACACTATTCTTGACGTCTCGATCCCCATAATATGTCTTCTGGCTCGTTACTAGAGTATTATTCATGACAAAAtgggtttttttatttataAGGATAATTCACAGGTCGTGAAAAGGACTGAATAGATCACCTTCCTCGTAACATTTCAAAGTAAGAGAATCAGCAAGAAAAATGAAAGGTATGTGTATTTTCAAAGACGATAAGATTGGACATTGTTGTCTCTTGAATCGTCTAATCAGTTTGCCTTCTTCTTAGATTGTTGTCGTTGAAAATACCCTGTATGCTTTTACAATGTTTCTGTAGCTGGTATAGATTGTAATCTATCTAAAGCAGTAAAACATGGGAAAAACGAACATAAACATCATTTTGAAAAATATATAATTTAGAAGACATGAACATGTAAGGCACAGCTGGGAATAAAACGTAAAACGAACAACAGAAACATGTCCTAAAGTCTTCACGGCTTTCCCTGACACCTTTTGCATTTCTCAATAATGTTGGTATTGCCAAAAGATGCATGATACTTCCATTACGACACAAAGGACCCAGTACCTGGAATGAAGAAAGCAAAGATCTGAGGTACAAACAGTATTAAAAGTGACTTACCTTTGGTTGATTCAGGTAGATAGTTGAAATACAAAGGGCAGTGAGACTGTCTTTTATAGTCACTGCTTTTGAGACAAACAAGAGACTGTGAAAAGTACATGATGACCCGCGCATTTGTGCTCAGGTCACAATGGAAGTTATTAAGTGCAATCATAAGTGGATCATCTTACAAGTACTCGCTGCTCCTCATTGTCTCTGTCGACAACCGTTTGTCACCGCATGACACAAACCCTTCACAATCTCCGAACCGGAGGGGATTCTAGGTACGGATATCCTTTTTTATGAATGATGTCAGTGCCTTTCGGTGATAGGTAAATGCGTTTCGGTGTGAGGAGTGCCAAGACAATGTCGTTCCGGCTTGATATCAGTGCTACTTGACTTTCCAAAGGTGAGAGAATAGGGGCAGTTTACAAGTAAACGCACCTCGAACAGTGAGATGGGAAAAAAACACGAACGGAGCCGCTCGTGAACCGACGAGTCGGTTATGCACCTCCCACTACTCGAGAATTCACGAGTAACTCTcaaatttgtttaaaaaaaactgtgTATCTATCCCAAAGAGATTAGGCCTCGCAGTCGGTCACTCCGGTGAGTCCGGTAAGTTCGGGTTTGAGTCCTTCGGCAAgccaagaattttttttttaatctttcaATTGTTCTGTTCTTTTTCTTAACCCTAACAATAACCAGCATTTATCACCAAACTGCAGTGACTTAATCAGTCATCTTAAATCTGAGATGTTCTGTTTCAAGCAACTATGTTTGCACTATTGCCGTACCAGTGAATTAATTACTTCCCTTGAATAGTTTCCCAAAATTCCCTATACTATTTTTAGTAACATCAGTTCCTGAGAAAGTCCAAAGAGCGCATGTATCTCCGCTTGTTGACTGTAGCCAATGACTGATATTTACTTGTACATGATCCACTTGTGGTTTGATAGATAAAATCCAAGAACGAACTAGTTTTTGTCTGACCCATGTCTTTGTGGTTATATTTGGAATCGCGTGAAGCATACGCACGCGCTCGTGAGCCTCTCAGTTAATttgacggacagacggacgaacagacagactaacaaacagatagacagacggaaagaTGGACACCATAGACAGacggagaaacagacagacactgagacagacagacacatagatagacagacacacacaatcacactgtctctcttgtgtgtgtgggtgtgtgtgtgtgggtgtgtgtgtgtgtgtatgtgagtgtgtgtgtgtgtgtgtgtgtgtgtgtgtgtgtgtgtgtctgtgtgtgtgtccgtgtgtctgtgaatgtaggtgaaagagagagggagtgatatatagagagtgagagcgaaagagagagagaggggagggagagagagacagaagagagagagagagacgggggggggaagggggacagcgaaagagagggaaagagaggggggcagagagagtgtgagagagagcaaATCTTGCAatttttgattttctttctcACTGAGGTCAACAAACTCGTTCCTATTTAAGCCTACATTCAATTTCACTCTGTATCAGGTCGTGCCGCACTCAACGCATGTTGTTTCCATTGTTTTCTTGTTAGTGCATACAGGTCAAAAGAAAATGTTTGGAACGACACACCTCCGATAAGGATTTCCGAGTGACACGTTTTAGGAATACAACAGGGAGCAGGGGTCAGTTACTACAACACAGTTATGTATATACTTTACGCGATGAACATGTGTCGATTAACGGTTTGTGTGCGCAACATATCCTTCAGGTTTTGAATCCTAGATTTCAATAAAAGTTGAGAATATGACAACTTCATAAGCAAAGAAATCGACGCCTTTGATTTGTTCTCACTGTTATATCAGTAAATTATCAAACGGCAAGGTATTACAATTTTACAAACCAAACATCGATTTGCTTAGAACAGTCTTTTCGTACACATGACAAAGTCAAAATCAGACACGAAAACGTTACATTCAAAAGCGTTGGTTAACAAAACCCAACATTAAACTACTTAAACATCCACAATTTATGTATCGCCCCTTTGGATAAACATTTTTCGTCTGAGCAACAAGGAACGTACTACGACAGAGTAAGTCAAAGCGAAGATAATTTCTGATAAGTCAGGAGGGTGTATTTTCCACTGTTAAATATGCTAGCACAATTAACTATGGTAGTATTTACAGTATTTATTAAGTCTGGAGTATAAAAATCCATGTTGTCTTCATTTTTGGTTTCACAAATTTGATGTTGAAATTACCCCCTGGCATTGGCTAATTGTTCAGAAAGTTTCACCTGACACCAGATTGAGAGAATTACATTGATTAATGTTGCATAATATTTGCCCCACCAATATAATTCTGTTTAAAATGGGATTTGTTGAAAATGTTTATTGTACATATTGTTATAATGAGACAGATTATATAgaagatttctttttttctgccagAAGATTCGTGATTTGGTTGACCGTAGTTTATAGAGTAAATAGAAAATTTGGCGTATATATAAGTTTGACAGCAAAGATAGTGTTGCTAGGATTCCCACCAGATGAAAATGTTTCCACTGAAATGGTATGTTATATAAATCATTTGTTAATTGTCGCTAAAATGTGTATTGGTAAATATCGATATGGTGAGCCAATTGATACCATTTGtatgtttgattttgaattAAGATTAAAAATATTT
The sequence above is a segment of the Littorina saxatilis isolate snail1 linkage group LG3, US_GU_Lsax_2.0, whole genome shotgun sequence genome. Coding sequences within it:
- the LOC138962574 gene encoding uncharacterized protein, with protein sequence MKFAVVLLVVLPLALASPVDKRGALDFLGLSHLGDVFNLGKLRETAQHIVDNLGTDASEAQCETQCHGFLSVEPTHLLHTVCTPLCKSFQTVVHMLHLTPQAS